From a region of the Spelaeicoccus albus genome:
- the radA gene encoding DNA repair protein RadA translates to MSSSSATAKRKSAAQFRCAECGWTTAKWAGRCGECQAWGTVEEVGGAATRSTTAARVAVPARPIAEVSVESATAAPTGVGELDRVLGGGIVPGAVVLLAGEPGVGKSTLLLDVASRAASHGRTVLYISGEESEAQIRLRAERIGALRPRLLLASETDLGTVLGHIEKSEPDLLVVDSVQTIASSQVDGSAGGVTQVREVAGCLIREAKDKGLATILVGHVTKDGSIAGPRMLEHLVDVVCQFEGERHSRLRMVRAVKNRYGPTDEVGCFDLNESGITGLPDPSGLFLSRMTEPVSGTCVTVSLEGRRPLVAEIQALVSECAGGAPRRATSGLDTNRVAMVLAVLGKRLNIPLARKDVYAATVGGAKVTEPTADLATALALASAHLEQTFPFRLVAFGEVGLSGEVRTVPGCHRRLMEAARLGFTHAIVPAGTADGTPTPENMKVLEVSQLYEALHAALPNTPA, encoded by the coding sequence ATGAGCTCCTCATCCGCCACTGCCAAACGTAAAAGCGCCGCACAGTTCCGCTGTGCCGAGTGCGGCTGGACGACGGCGAAATGGGCCGGCCGCTGCGGCGAATGCCAGGCATGGGGCACGGTGGAGGAAGTCGGCGGAGCCGCGACGCGCAGCACCACCGCCGCACGCGTGGCGGTGCCGGCCCGCCCGATCGCCGAAGTCAGCGTCGAATCCGCGACGGCGGCGCCCACCGGCGTCGGCGAGCTCGACAGGGTGCTCGGCGGCGGCATAGTGCCGGGAGCCGTCGTCCTGCTGGCCGGCGAGCCGGGCGTGGGCAAATCGACTCTCCTGCTGGACGTCGCCTCCCGCGCCGCATCGCACGGCCGGACCGTGCTCTACATCAGCGGCGAGGAATCCGAAGCACAAATACGGTTGCGCGCCGAACGGATTGGCGCGCTGCGGCCGCGGCTGCTCCTGGCCTCGGAAACGGATCTGGGCACCGTGCTCGGCCACATTGAAAAATCCGAGCCCGATCTGCTCGTCGTGGACTCGGTGCAAACCATCGCCAGTTCACAGGTCGACGGGTCGGCCGGCGGGGTGACCCAGGTGCGCGAGGTCGCCGGTTGCCTGATCCGCGAGGCCAAGGACAAGGGTCTGGCCACCATCCTCGTCGGACACGTCACGAAAGACGGGTCGATCGCCGGACCGCGCATGCTCGAGCACCTTGTCGACGTGGTCTGCCAGTTCGAAGGCGAGCGGCACTCGCGCCTGCGCATGGTGCGCGCCGTGAAAAACCGGTACGGCCCCACCGATGAGGTCGGCTGCTTCGACCTGAACGAAAGCGGGATCACCGGTCTTCCCGATCCGTCCGGGCTGTTCTTGTCCCGGATGACCGAGCCGGTCTCCGGAACGTGCGTGACAGTCTCCCTCGAGGGCCGAAGGCCCCTGGTGGCCGAGATTCAGGCCCTCGTGTCGGAGTGCGCCGGCGGCGCGCCCCGGCGGGCCACGAGCGGGCTGGACACGAACCGCGTCGCCATGGTGCTTGCCGTACTCGGCAAACGCCTGAACATTCCACTGGCCAGAAAGGACGTGTACGCGGCGACCGTCGGCGGCGCCAAGGTCACCGAACCGACGGCCGATCTGGCAACGGCGCTGGCCTTGGCGTCGGCACATCTGGAACAAACTTTCCCGTTCCGGCTCGTCGCGTTCGGCGAAGTCGGGCTGTCGGGCGAAGTGCGCACGGTGCCGGGCTGCCATCGCCGGTTGATGGAAGCAGCACGTCTGGGCTTCACTCATGCGATAGTTCCGGCCGGCACGGCCGATGGCACCCCGACTCCGGAGAACATGAAGGTCCTCGAAGTCTCCCAGCTTTACGAGGCACTTCACGCGGCCTTGCCGAACACGCCCGCGTAG
- a CDS encoding sugar phosphate isomerase/epimerase family protein — MSRPARRIPVGLASSSVYPLSVPECFTVASHLGYDGVEIMVSMNAISQNAAAINELSHHYGLPVLSIHAPTLLVMQRVWGKDAWTKVARSAELAAEVGADTVVVHPPFRWQSDYAENFVSGVRSIAADTGVHIAVENMFPWRTGLREVMVYLPGWDPVGQDYDDVTLDFSHAATAGSDVLHMIESLGSRLRHIHLADGSGSLKDEHLAPGYGAQPVGHALELLAERGWHGSVVVEVNTRKTKSLVERDELLAHSLKFAREHMGHERAGERTQDNGSR, encoded by the coding sequence ATCAGCCGGCCGGCACGACGCATTCCCGTCGGCCTGGCGTCGTCGTCCGTCTACCCGCTGTCGGTTCCCGAGTGCTTCACGGTTGCCTCGCATCTGGGGTATGACGGCGTGGAGATCATGGTGTCGATGAACGCCATCAGCCAAAACGCGGCCGCCATCAACGAACTCAGCCATCACTACGGGCTGCCGGTCCTGTCGATCCATGCCCCGACCCTCTTGGTCATGCAGCGCGTCTGGGGCAAGGACGCCTGGACAAAGGTCGCGCGGTCGGCCGAGCTGGCCGCCGAGGTCGGCGCCGACACCGTCGTCGTCCATCCGCCGTTCCGTTGGCAATCCGACTATGCCGAGAACTTCGTGTCCGGCGTCCGATCGATAGCCGCCGACACCGGCGTCCACATTGCAGTCGAGAACATGTTCCCGTGGCGAACCGGTCTGCGCGAAGTCATGGTGTACCTGCCCGGCTGGGACCCCGTGGGGCAGGACTACGACGACGTCACGCTGGACTTCTCCCACGCGGCGACGGCGGGATCGGATGTGCTGCACATGATCGAATCGCTGGGCAGTCGATTACGCCACATTCACTTGGCTGACGGATCCGGGTCGCTCAAGGACGAGCATTTGGCGCCCGGCTACGGCGCTCAGCCGGTGGGGCACGCGCTCGAGCTTTTGGCCGAACGCGGCTGGCACGGATCGGTGGTCGTCGAGGTCAACACCCGCAAGACCAAATCGCTCGTCGAGCGGGACGAACTGCTGGCGCACAGCCTGAAGTTCGCACGCGAACACATGGGACACGAACGGGCCGGCGAAAGGACGCAGGACAATGGCAGCCGCTGA
- the proC gene encoding pyrroline-5-carboxylate reductase translates to MAAADQGNIAFLGAGSMGGAILSGLLASGYPAASIRATTSSRASAEKLAADHSIVAVSGESNERANLDAAEWADVVVLGVKPYRIVELVGRIAPALASSGTLVVSVAAGITIDAIVQAAPGAAVVRAMPNTPSLIGRGMAGVAAGGSASDDDLEAARAILRSVGDVLTVDEAQMDAVGAICGSGPAYYFAFTEALIEAGKALGLSAEDAGTLAVRTAAGAGALMVESGTDPATLRSNVTSPGGTTEAALKHFGPLAGMIADATAAAVDRSREMSRP, encoded by the coding sequence ATGGCAGCCGCTGATCAGGGCAATATCGCATTTCTCGGTGCCGGGTCGATGGGCGGGGCGATCCTGTCCGGCCTGCTGGCATCGGGATACCCGGCCGCATCGATACGCGCCACGACCTCCTCGCGTGCCAGCGCCGAGAAACTTGCCGCGGACCACTCGATAGTGGCGGTATCCGGCGAATCCAACGAACGGGCGAACCTCGACGCGGCCGAATGGGCCGATGTCGTGGTGCTGGGCGTGAAGCCGTACCGGATCGTTGAACTGGTCGGCCGGATCGCCCCGGCGCTGGCGTCGTCCGGCACGCTCGTCGTCAGCGTGGCCGCCGGAATCACCATTGACGCAATAGTGCAGGCCGCCCCGGGCGCCGCCGTCGTCCGGGCCATGCCGAATACGCCGTCGCTGATCGGACGCGGAATGGCCGGCGTGGCTGCCGGTGGCTCCGCCTCGGACGACGATCTCGAGGCGGCACGTGCAATTTTGCGTTCCGTCGGGGACGTGCTGACGGTGGACGAGGCGCAGATGGATGCCGTCGGCGCGATCTGCGGCTCCGGCCCGGCCTACTATTTCGCGTTCACCGAGGCTCTCATCGAGGCCGGGAAGGCGCTCGGACTGAGCGCCGAGGACGCCGGGACGCTCGCCGTCCGCACGGCCGCCGGCGCCGGGGCGCTGATGGTTGAATCCGGAACGGACCCGGCGACCCTGCGCAGCAACGTGACGAGCCCGGGAGGTACTACCGAGGCCGCGTTGAAGCACTTCGGCCCGCTTGCCGGAATGATTGCCGATGCGACGGCGGCGGCTGTCGACCGTTCGCGTGAAATGTCCCGGCCCTAG
- a CDS encoding NADP-dependent oxidoreductase: MNSVSTQVHLRSRPTGWPTERNFSLETVSLQPPRAGEVRVRNEYISVDPYMRGRMNDVKSYIPPFALNEVMTGGAVGRVVESSDDALSPGDAVLHFQGWRDVAQGPAEQFTRLSPESPDIPLSAYLGVLGLTGLTAYVGLLTIAEFTEGDTVFVSGAAGAVGSIVGQIAKIKGAGLVVGSAGSADKVRRLTDSYGFDAGFNYHDGPVRDQLADAAPDGIDVYFDNVGGEHLEAAISRLRDGGRAALCGAISTYNSTERTPGPSNMANLVTRGLMLKGFTVGNYTEHQPEFTREMSGWLAAGRINWDTTVVEGIENAVEAFLGMMHGKNTGKMLVRTGAAD; this comes from the coding sequence ATGAATTCAGTAAGCACGCAAGTCCATTTGCGATCCCGGCCGACCGGCTGGCCGACGGAGCGGAACTTTTCGCTCGAGACGGTCTCCCTCCAGCCGCCACGCGCCGGCGAAGTGCGCGTGCGTAACGAGTACATCTCGGTCGATCCATACATGCGCGGGCGGATGAACGACGTGAAATCGTATATTCCTCCCTTTGCCCTGAACGAGGTCATGACCGGCGGCGCGGTCGGCCGAGTCGTCGAATCATCGGACGACGCGCTGTCGCCCGGCGACGCCGTCCTGCATTTCCAAGGCTGGCGGGACGTCGCACAAGGGCCGGCCGAGCAGTTCACGCGCCTCTCCCCCGAATCGCCCGACATCCCGCTGTCGGCGTATTTGGGCGTACTCGGACTGACCGGCCTGACGGCGTACGTCGGGCTGCTCACTATTGCGGAATTCACGGAAGGCGACACGGTCTTCGTGTCCGGAGCGGCCGGCGCGGTCGGCAGCATCGTCGGGCAGATCGCCAAGATCAAGGGAGCCGGACTCGTCGTCGGATCTGCAGGCTCGGCCGACAAGGTCCGCCGGCTCACCGACAGCTACGGATTCGACGCCGGATTCAATTACCACGACGGCCCGGTGCGCGATCAACTGGCGGACGCCGCGCCCGACGGCATCGACGTGTATTTCGACAATGTCGGCGGCGAACACCTGGAAGCGGCGATCTCCCGCCTGCGCGATGGCGGCCGGGCCGCGCTGTGCGGCGCCATCTCGACCTACAACTCCACCGAACGGACCCCCGGCCCGTCGAACATGGCAAATCTTGTCACGCGCGGGCTGATGCTCAAGGGGTTCACGGTCGGCAATTACACCGAACACCAGCCGGAATTCACCCGCGAAATGAGCGGCTGGCTCGCGGCAGGCCGCATCAATTGGGACACCACGGTCGTCGAGGGAATCGAGAACGCCGTCGAAGCGTTCCTCGGCATGATGCACGGGAAGAACACCGGCAAGATGCTGGTGCGCACCGGCGCCGCCGACTAG
- a CDS encoding bifunctional 2-methylcitrate synthase/citrate synthase, with translation MEDTEIHKGLAGVVVDTTAISKVVQETNSLTYRGYPVQELAANCSFEEVAYLIWNGELPTADQLKEFTERERADRQVDPKIVDLILGLPTDSHPMQVLRTAISYIGAVDPDGEAAGPEANQKKAERLFAQIPTLVAIDHRRRHGLDPIAPDPSLGFSANFFHMTFGEVPEKEVVRCFDVSMILYAEHSFNASTFTARVVTSTLSDLYSAVTAAVGALKGPLHGGANEAVMAALEEVGTADNVGAWLDDALAEKKKIMGFGHRVYKHGDSRVPTMRKAFEDMAAIKKADDLLALYNTFEEDFVSRKGIYPNLDYPSGPAYHLMGFDTQAFTPIFVMSRITGWTAHIMEQQASNALIRPLSAYDGAAQREVPAER, from the coding sequence ATGGAAGACACCGAAATTCACAAAGGTCTCGCCGGAGTCGTCGTCGACACCACGGCCATATCCAAGGTCGTCCAAGAGACCAATTCGCTGACGTATCGCGGCTACCCCGTGCAGGAACTTGCCGCGAACTGCTCCTTTGAAGAGGTTGCCTATCTGATCTGGAACGGGGAGTTGCCGACGGCCGATCAGCTGAAGGAATTCACCGAGCGGGAGCGCGCCGACCGTCAAGTAGACCCGAAGATCGTCGATCTGATCCTCGGCCTGCCGACCGATTCGCACCCCATGCAGGTGCTGCGCACGGCGATCTCGTATATCGGCGCCGTCGACCCGGACGGAGAGGCCGCGGGACCGGAAGCGAACCAGAAGAAGGCCGAACGACTGTTTGCGCAGATCCCCACGCTCGTGGCAATCGATCACCGCCGCCGGCACGGCCTCGATCCGATCGCGCCCGATCCCTCGCTCGGGTTCAGCGCGAACTTCTTCCACATGACGTTCGGCGAAGTGCCCGAAAAAGAGGTGGTTCGCTGCTTCGACGTTTCGATGATCTTGTACGCCGAGCACTCCTTCAACGCCTCGACGTTCACCGCTCGCGTCGTCACGTCGACATTGTCCGACCTCTACAGCGCCGTGACGGCGGCCGTCGGAGCACTCAAGGGCCCGCTGCACGGCGGTGCCAACGAAGCGGTGATGGCAGCGCTCGAAGAGGTCGGAACCGCCGACAACGTCGGGGCTTGGCTTGACGATGCGCTTGCCGAGAAGAAGAAGATCATGGGCTTTGGTCACCGCGTCTACAAGCACGGCGATTCGCGCGTTCCCACCATGCGCAAGGCGTTCGAGGACATGGCCGCCATCAAAAAGGCCGACGACCTCTTGGCCCTGTACAACACGTTCGAAGAGGACTTCGTCTCCCGCAAGGGCATCTACCCGAATCTCGACTATCCGTCCGGCCCGGCCTACCATCTGATGGGCTTCGACACCCAGGCGTTCACTCCGATCTTCGTGATGTCGCGGATCACCGGCTGGACGGCGCACATCATGGAACAGCAGGCCTCGAACGCCCTGATCCGTCCGCTGAGCGCATACGACGGCGCGGCCCAGCGCGAGGTCCCGGCCGAGCGCTGA
- the prpB gene encoding methylisocitrate lyase — MLGAHTSAADRRLRLREELAGDAILRFPGAINPLNAQLIEQIGFEGVYISGGAFSAAQGLPDIGLTTLSEVTEHGRTIAGMTNLPAFIDADTGFGEPMNVARTIQSLEDAGLAACHLEDQVNPKRCGHLDGKEVVATSEMTKRITAAAGARRDPNFVISARTDARAGEGLDAAIDRAKAYADAGADLIFPEAMRDLSEFETFAKALDVPILANMTEFGKSELFTADQLADAGVKMVIYPVTTLRLAMGAIEDGLRTIMADGTQSGVVDRMQTRARLYEVLDYESYNAFDENVFNFTV, encoded by the coding sequence ATGCTTGGAGCACACACATCGGCGGCCGATCGCCGACTCCGGCTACGCGAGGAGCTTGCCGGCGACGCCATCCTGCGGTTCCCCGGCGCCATCAACCCGTTGAACGCCCAGCTCATCGAGCAGATCGGGTTCGAAGGCGTCTACATCTCGGGCGGGGCGTTCTCGGCCGCCCAGGGCTTGCCGGACATCGGCCTGACGACGCTCAGCGAGGTCACCGAGCATGGTAGGACGATCGCGGGGATGACGAACCTTCCGGCGTTCATCGACGCCGACACGGGATTCGGCGAACCCATGAACGTGGCGCGCACTATTCAATCGCTTGAGGACGCCGGACTCGCGGCCTGCCACCTCGAGGACCAGGTGAATCCCAAGCGTTGCGGTCACTTGGACGGTAAAGAGGTGGTTGCGACAAGCGAAATGACCAAGCGGATCACCGCTGCGGCGGGCGCCCGGCGCGACCCGAACTTCGTGATCTCGGCGCGCACCGACGCCCGGGCCGGCGAAGGTCTGGACGCCGCGATCGACAGGGCCAAGGCGTACGCCGATGCCGGTGCCGATCTGATCTTCCCGGAAGCGATGCGGGACTTAAGCGAATTCGAGACGTTCGCCAAGGCGCTCGATGTGCCGATCCTGGCCAATATGACCGAATTCGGCAAGAGCGAGCTCTTTACCGCCGATCAGCTTGCCGACGCCGGCGTCAAGATGGTCATCTATCCGGTCACGACCCTCCGGCTGGCCATGGGCGCCATCGAGGACGGCTTGCGCACCATCATGGCCGACGGAACGCAGTCCGGCGTTGTCGATAGGATGCAGACGAGAGCCAGACTGTACGAAGTGCTCGACTACGAGTCGTACAACGCCTTTGACGAGAACGTATTCAACTTCACCGTTTAG
- a CDS encoding MmgE/PrpD family protein — translation MVEHEVRTYRSSEELPREKQLAWKIAEVATDPVAVQADVSDMVVNRIIDNAAVAAASISRRPVAHAREQALPHVLEPGARVFGMPESRSVSPEWAAWANGVAVRELDFHDTFLAAEYSHPGDNIPPILAVAQHKSMAGADLIRGIATGYEIQVALTKGICLHEHKIDHVAHLGPSAAAGIGTLLGLDTETVYQAIQQALHVTTATRQSRKGEISSWKAHAPAFAGKMAVEAVDRAMRGEGAPSPIYEGEDGFIAWILSGPDARYTVPLPAPGEAKHGILETYTKEHSAEYQSQALIDLARKMGPKIGDLSKVKKITIATSHHTHYVIGTGSGDPQKMDPNASRETLDHSIMYIFAVALEDGGWHHERSYAPERARRPETVELWHKISTTEDPEWTKRYHSTDPNEIAFGGRVDVELDDGTVISDELAVADAHPLGARPFAREQYIAKFRTLADGVLTGDEQDRFLGLAENLAQLGPDDVARLSWSLASAPAITSKGIF, via the coding sequence ATGGTCGAGCACGAGGTACGCACATATCGCAGCAGCGAGGAGCTTCCCCGCGAAAAGCAACTTGCCTGGAAGATCGCCGAGGTGGCCACCGACCCGGTCGCCGTCCAAGCCGACGTCTCCGACATGGTGGTCAACCGGATCATCGACAACGCCGCGGTCGCGGCCGCGTCGATTTCCCGCAGGCCGGTCGCCCATGCCCGTGAACAAGCGCTTCCGCACGTGCTGGAGCCCGGGGCGCGCGTCTTCGGCATGCCGGAGAGCAGGAGCGTCTCTCCCGAATGGGCGGCATGGGCCAACGGCGTCGCAGTGCGCGAACTGGATTTCCACGACACGTTCCTGGCTGCCGAGTATTCGCATCCGGGCGACAACATTCCGCCGATCCTCGCCGTTGCACAGCACAAGTCGATGGCCGGGGCCGACCTGATCCGCGGCATCGCGACCGGATACGAGATCCAGGTGGCATTGACCAAGGGCATTTGCCTGCATGAGCACAAGATCGACCATGTGGCGCATCTCGGCCCGTCGGCCGCGGCCGGCATCGGCACGCTGCTGGGCCTCGACACCGAAACCGTTTACCAGGCGATCCAGCAGGCCCTGCACGTCACGACCGCCACTCGCCAGTCCCGCAAGGGCGAGATTTCGAGCTGGAAGGCGCACGCTCCGGCGTTCGCCGGCAAGATGGCAGTGGAAGCCGTCGACCGGGCGATGCGCGGTGAGGGAGCGCCGTCCCCGATCTATGAAGGCGAGGACGGGTTCATCGCGTGGATCCTCTCCGGCCCGGACGCCCGCTACACGGTTCCGCTGCCGGCACCCGGCGAAGCCAAGCACGGCATCCTCGAGACCTACACCAAGGAGCACTCGGCCGAGTACCAGTCCCAAGCCCTGATCGACCTGGCCCGCAAAATGGGTCCGAAGATCGGCGACCTGTCCAAGGTCAAGAAGATCACCATCGCGACGTCGCACCACACGCATTACGTGATCGGCACCGGCTCGGGCGATCCGCAAAAGATGGATCCGAATGCCAGCCGCGAGACCCTCGACCACTCGATCATGTACATCTTCGCCGTTGCGCTCGAGGACGGCGGCTGGCATCACGAGCGCTCCTACGCGCCGGAACGCGCACGTCGCCCGGAGACAGTCGAATTGTGGCACAAGATCTCGACGACCGAAGACCCGGAATGGACGAAGCGGTACCACAGCACGGACCCGAACGAGATAGCGTTCGGCGGCCGGGTCGACGTCGAACTGGACGACGGCACCGTGATCAGCGACGAGCTCGCGGTGGCCGACGCGCACCCGCTCGGTGCCCGGCCGTTCGCCCGCGAGCAGTACATTGCGAAATTCCGCACGTTGGCCGACGGCGTGCTGACGGGCGACGAGCAGGACCGGTTCCTCGGGCTTGCCGAGAACCTTGCGCAGCTCGGGCCGGACGACGTGGCACGGCTGAGCTGGTCGCTCGCCTCGGCGCCGGCCATCACCTCGAAAGGAATCTTCTGA
- a CDS encoding enoyl-CoA hydratase/isomerase family protein, whose translation MEGFIVTRRERVATLTIDRPEKRNALTTAMWEGLPAVLAEIAEDPLTDVLIVTGSGGHFSAGSDIHDLPGDLEKFWFINTAAEDAVARFPKPTIAAVRGACIGGGTEIAAACDIRIADDSAKFGITASRLGVLYPKGPIDRLAGLIGPGAAKYLLFTGAHVDAPAAARMGLIDEVAEDAALRAAELAGDLVARSQLSIRFIKHVMLGADPAATRDLKDAARDELDEGRRAFAEKRRPRFPSGSNEWPT comes from the coding sequence GTGGAGGGATTCATCGTCACGCGCCGCGAGCGGGTGGCAACTCTCACCATCGACCGTCCGGAGAAGCGCAATGCGCTCACGACGGCGATGTGGGAGGGGCTGCCCGCAGTCCTGGCCGAGATCGCCGAAGACCCGCTGACCGACGTCCTCATCGTCACCGGCAGCGGCGGCCACTTCTCGGCCGGCTCCGATATCCACGACCTGCCGGGGGACCTCGAGAAATTCTGGTTCATCAATACCGCCGCCGAGGACGCCGTGGCTAGATTTCCGAAGCCGACGATCGCTGCCGTGCGCGGCGCGTGCATTGGCGGCGGCACCGAGATCGCCGCGGCTTGTGATATCCGGATCGCCGACGACAGCGCGAAATTCGGTATCACGGCAAGCCGGCTGGGGGTGCTCTACCCGAAAGGGCCCATCGACAGACTCGCCGGCCTGATCGGACCCGGTGCGGCGAAGTACCTGTTGTTCACCGGCGCGCACGTCGACGCGCCGGCGGCGGCACGCATGGGACTGATCGACGAAGTGGCCGAGGACGCGGCGCTCCGTGCCGCCGAGCTCGCCGGCGACCTGGTGGCGCGCTCGCAACTGTCGATCCGGTTCATCAAACATGTCATGCTGGGCGCCGACCCTGCCGCGACACGCGATCTCAAGGACGCGGCTCGGGACGAGCTCGACGAAGGACGGCGGGCGTTCGCGGAGAAGCGTCGTCCGCGGTTTCCGTCCGGATCGAACGAGTGGCCGACGTGA
- the disA gene encoding DNA integrity scanning diadenylate cyclase DisA, which produces MPTERTTDELLRSTLAAMAPGTALRDGLERILRGRTGALVVLGATRAVESICTGGFIIDADFSATRLRELAKMDGAIICERDATRIVRAAVQLVPDPAIETSESGTRHRTAERVAKQTGLPVISVSQSMQIIQLYAGDRRHVLEGSEVILARANQAVATLERYKSRLDEVTGSLTALEIEDLATVGDICTVLQRLEMVRRIVDEISTYIIELGTDGRLLTLQLEELIGNLGPAQELLVRDYHTAMKSPRAVADILADVSKLSSTELVDITQVARILGAPVGGDALDSTVSPKGHRLLARIQRVPGAIADRLVEHFGGLQQLLAANVDDLMAVEGVGEQRARTVREALSRLAEVSLVDRYS; this is translated from the coding sequence GTGCCGACCGAACGGACGACGGACGAGCTGCTGCGATCCACCCTCGCGGCAATGGCTCCCGGCACCGCATTGCGGGACGGGCTCGAGCGAATCCTTCGCGGCCGCACCGGCGCACTCGTCGTCTTGGGCGCGACCCGCGCAGTCGAGTCGATCTGCACCGGCGGCTTCATCATCGACGCCGATTTCTCGGCCACCAGGCTGCGCGAATTGGCGAAAATGGACGGCGCGATCATTTGCGAACGCGATGCGACGCGGATCGTCAGGGCCGCAGTGCAGCTCGTGCCCGACCCGGCCATTGAAACCAGCGAATCGGGCACCCGGCACCGTACCGCCGAACGCGTCGCCAAGCAGACGGGGCTCCCGGTCATCTCCGTCAGCCAGTCGATGCAGATCATTCAGCTGTACGCCGGCGATCGGCGGCACGTCCTCGAAGGCTCGGAGGTCATCCTGGCCAGGGCAAACCAGGCAGTGGCGACACTCGAGCGGTACAAGTCCCGGTTGGACGAGGTGACCGGGTCGCTCACGGCGCTGGAGATCGAGGATCTGGCCACGGTCGGCGATATTTGCACGGTTTTGCAGCGACTGGAAATGGTCCGGCGCATCGTCGACGAAATCTCGACGTACATCATCGAGCTGGGGACCGACGGCCGACTGCTGACATTGCAGCTCGAGGAATTGATCGGCAATCTCGGCCCGGCGCAGGAATTACTGGTGCGCGATTATCACACCGCGATGAAATCACCCCGCGCCGTCGCCGATATCCTCGCCGATGTTTCCAAGCTGTCATCGACCGAGCTTGTCGACATTACACAGGTGGCTCGAATCCTCGGCGCTCCAGTCGGGGGCGACGCGCTCGATTCGACGGTGAGCCCGAAGGGCCACCGGCTGTTGGCGCGGATCCAACGCGTCCCCGGTGCGATCGCCGACCGGCTCGTCGAACATTTCGGCGGCCTTCAACAATTGCTCGCCGCGAACGTCGACGACCTCATGGCCGTCGAAGGCGTCGGGGAACAGCGTGCCCGTACCGTTCGCGAGGCGCTGTCGAGGCTCGCCGAGGTCTCGCTCGTCGACAGGTATTCGTAA